The bacterium genome window below encodes:
- a CDS encoding aldo/keto reductase produces the protein MSDKGRMGFVRRRLGRTGLMVSEVSLGTWTLGGVSFNEGSPNGWGALDVSEAERAVLHALDLGCNHLDTADVYGAGRSEQLLGRVLGARRKEVVLATKVGWFRGTAGHAYQPLHIRHQLEQSLANLRTDHVDIYYFHHGDFGESDLWLDGAIEVMRRLKEEGKVRFIGQSAYTQADFEKLIPRVDPDVLQSSTHMLNLKMIGPASRIPALIAQRDLGLVGFSPMAQGLLLDKYDPKHPPQFEPGDQRAGSRWFKADFLERMQPRLAELKKRFGGSTAELVRASLQYVLAYPSVSCVIPGFRNCAQVEMDLSAAGQPLTTEDREWIRELFADLALTD, from the coding sequence ATGTCGGATAAGGGCCGGATGGGCTTTGTCCGGCGCCGCCTCGGGCGGACCGGTCTGATGGTCAGTGAAGTGAGCCTGGGCACCTGGACCCTGGGTGGGGTGAGTTTCAACGAGGGTAGCCCCAACGGCTGGGGCGCGCTGGATGTGAGCGAGGCCGAACGCGCGGTGCTGCACGCCCTGGACCTGGGTTGCAACCACCTGGACACGGCGGATGTATACGGCGCGGGCCGCTCGGAGCAGCTTCTGGGTCGCGTGCTGGGGGCCCGGCGTAAGGAGGTGGTTCTGGCGACCAAGGTCGGCTGGTTCCGGGGCACGGCCGGGCACGCCTACCAGCCCCTGCATATCCGCCACCAGCTCGAACAGAGCCTGGCCAACCTTCGCACGGACCATGTGGACATATACTATTTCCATCACGGCGATTTCGGCGAGAGCGACCTCTGGCTGGACGGCGCGATCGAGGTGATGCGGCGGCTCAAGGAAGAGGGCAAGGTGCGTTTCATCGGCCAGAGCGCCTACACGCAAGCTGATTTCGAGAAGCTGATCCCGCGGGTGGACCCGGATGTGCTGCAGTCGAGCACGCACATGCTGAACCTCAAAATGATCGGCCCGGCTTCCCGTATCCCGGCCCTGATCGCCCAGCGCGACCTGGGCCTGGTGGGGTTCAGCCCGATGGCCCAGGGTCTTCTGCTGGACAAGTACGACCCGAAGCACCCGCCGCAGTTCGAGCCGGGCGACCAGCGCGCCGGCAGCCGCTGGTTCAAGGCCGATTTCCTGGAGCGGATGCAGCCGCGTCTGGCTGAGCTGAAAAAGCGTTTCGGCGGCTCCACGGCCGAGCTGGTGCGCGCCAGCCTGCAGTACGTGCTGGCCTACCCATCCGTAAGCTGCGTGATACCGGGGTTCCGCAACTGCGCCCAGGTGGAGATGGACCTCTCGGCGGCGGGACAGCCGCTCACCACGGAAGACAGGGAATGGATAAGGGAACTGTTCGCGGACCTCGCGCTGACCGATTAG
- a CDS encoding efflux RND transporter periplasmic adaptor subunit, producing MDNKRTVIAVSGLFLFLLSLSLACGSPKEAVEQGARGELQAALYKAELRELPLYTTAVGTLEPFNRAQVATRIMGHVQQVLVQEGQKVRRGQTLLRLDMQAVSGQVEQSEAMLAAAKAQSENAEAYYKRIKNLYEDKSATHQALDNAQAQYQGALAQVQAAEGGIAAARSNLAYSVLAAPFDGFVTGRSVDPGDMAAPGMPLVTVEQQDSLRILTTLNEQDLGKISAGDSAWIETDLAGQGRRPARIEAVVPSADPRTRSFRVRLVVGNRDGALKSGVFTRVYFATGSGQLLAVPQEAVVHLGQLTGLYVLDSRNLTRLRWVRLGKASGDMVEVLSGLSDGETVVLAGDRQLGEGLAVREVSR from the coding sequence ATGGACAATAAGAGGACAGTCATCGCCGTGAGCGGATTATTTCTTTTTCTGCTGAGCCTGAGCCTGGCCTGCGGCTCCCCGAAGGAAGCGGTCGAACAGGGCGCGCGCGGCGAGCTGCAGGCCGCGCTCTACAAGGCCGAGCTGCGCGAGCTTCCGCTCTACACCACCGCCGTGGGCACGCTCGAGCCGTTCAACCGGGCCCAGGTTGCCACCCGGATCATGGGGCATGTCCAGCAGGTGCTGGTCCAGGAGGGCCAGAAAGTGCGGCGCGGCCAGACCTTGCTGCGCCTGGACATGCAGGCGGTCTCGGGCCAGGTGGAGCAGAGCGAGGCCATGCTGGCCGCGGCCAAGGCCCAAAGCGAGAACGCCGAGGCCTACTACAAGCGGATCAAGAACCTCTACGAGGACAAGAGTGCCACACACCAGGCCCTGGACAACGCACAGGCCCAATATCAAGGCGCCCTGGCCCAGGTGCAGGCCGCCGAGGGCGGGATCGCCGCCGCCCGCTCGAACCTGGCCTACTCTGTGCTGGCCGCGCCGTTTGACGGCTTCGTGACCGGTCGCAGCGTCGACCCGGGCGACATGGCCGCCCCGGGCATGCCCCTGGTGACAGTGGAGCAGCAGGACAGCCTGCGCATCCTCACCACACTGAACGAGCAGGACCTGGGTAAAATCTCAGCCGGCGACAGCGCCTGGATCGAGACCGACCTGGCCGGCCAGGGACGGCGCCCGGCGCGGATCGAGGCCGTGGTGCCCTCCGCCGACCCGCGCACGCGCTCGTTCCGGGTGCGGCTGGTGGTGGGCAACCGGGACGGCGCCCTGAAAAGCGGCGTGTTCACCCGGGTCTATTTCGCCACCGGCTCCGGGCAGCTCCTGGCCGTGCCGCAGGAAGCGGTGGTCCATCTGGGCCAGCTCACCGGCCTCTACGTGCTGGACAGCCGCAACCTGACCCGTCTGCGCTGGGTGCGCCTGGGCAAGGCGAGCGGCGATATGGTGGAGGTGCTTTCGGGCCTGAGCGACGGCGAGACCGTGGTCCTGGCCGGTGACCGTCAGCTCGGCGAGGGCCTGGCCGTGCGGGAGGTGAGCCGATGA
- a CDS encoding glutamine amidotransferase, translated as MDGKSVLYMGDDSLKGAAAYLGGVMTHAGIAFDYVPSSVQAPLEAYQRESGLFIISDYPASNLDMARQKALAESVGRGASLLMIGGWESFHGLAGEYNQGPVCDILPVIPLQSDDRVNYCQGAVPVLKGDQKCLAGLPWDRPPIFCGYNKVTLKDSRGQGLALRRLVIRDGAVTLEDKEFPLLVFGTQGKGRTAALTTDLAPHWVGGWVDWGEPRVKAQAAEGNEVEVGCHYAKFIEQLVRSLL; from the coding sequence ATGGACGGAAAAAGCGTGCTCTACATGGGGGATGACAGCCTCAAAGGCGCCGCGGCCTACCTGGGCGGTGTGATGACCCACGCAGGGATTGCATTCGATTACGTACCGAGTTCGGTGCAGGCCCCGCTGGAGGCCTACCAGCGCGAGTCCGGCCTGTTCATAATCAGCGACTACCCGGCCTCGAACCTGGACATGGCGCGCCAGAAAGCCCTGGCCGAGAGTGTCGGCCGCGGTGCCTCGCTGCTCATGATCGGGGGCTGGGAGTCGTTCCACGGCCTGGCCGGCGAGTACAACCAGGGCCCGGTCTGCGATATCCTGCCCGTGATCCCGCTGCAGTCGGATGACCGGGTCAACTACTGCCAGGGCGCGGTGCCGGTGCTCAAGGGGGATCAGAAATGCCTGGCCGGCCTGCCCTGGGACCGCCCGCCCATTTTCTGCGGTTATAATAAGGTCACACTGAAGGACAGCCGTGGCCAGGGCCTGGCCCTGCGCCGGCTGGTGATCCGCGATGGCGCGGTGACGCTGGAGGACAAGGAGTTCCCGCTCCTGGTGTTCGGCACGCAGGGCAAGGGCCGCACCGCGGCGCTCACCACCGACCTGGCCCCGCACTGGGTCGGCGGCTGGGTCGACTGGGGCGAGCCGCGGGTCAAGGCCCAGGCCGCGGAGGGCAATGAGGTGGAGGTGGGCTGCCACTACGCCAAGTTCATCGAGCAGCTGGTGCGCTCACTGCTCTGA
- a CDS encoding permease, translated as MLWNIFSTTWAFSREAAPFLLLGFGLAGLLHAFVNERTVAAHLGGPGLGPVFKAALIGAPLPLCSCGVLPAAAALRKGGASRGATTAFLISTPETGVDSVAVSWAMLDPLMTVARPLAALATALVTGAAEVLLGPKEEAPSSPTFSAALPEKRGLAGRLREGGRYGYFVLMADLGWYLLWGFILAGAISAFLPKGFLAELPGGQWSTLGLIIALGVPLYICATSSTPLAAALIAKGISPGAALLLLLVGPATNLAALSLIWRIQGPRSTLIYLSGVVVVGLLCAFGLDWVYSAFGITPSVAASGLEAGAAGAWGAVTGVILWLLIGYGVYKEKIRPRLRRARAGR; from the coding sequence GTGCTCTGGAATATTTTCAGCACTACCTGGGCTTTCAGCCGCGAGGCCGCGCCCTTTCTTCTGCTGGGTTTCGGCCTGGCCGGGCTTCTGCACGCCTTTGTCAACGAGCGCACTGTCGCCGCGCACCTGGGCGGCCCCGGGCTGGGTCCGGTGTTCAAGGCCGCCCTGATCGGCGCCCCCCTGCCGCTCTGCTCCTGCGGGGTGCTGCCCGCCGCCGCCGCGCTGCGCAAGGGCGGGGCCTCGCGCGGGGCGACCACGGCCTTTCTCATCTCCACCCCCGAGACAGGCGTGGACTCGGTGGCGGTCTCCTGGGCCATGCTCGATCCGCTGATGACAGTGGCCCGCCCGCTGGCCGCCCTGGCGACCGCCCTTGTCACCGGCGCCGCCGAGGTGCTGCTCGGCCCAAAGGAGGAGGCCCCATCCTCCCCCACTTTCAGCGCAGCGCTCCCTGAAAAGCGCGGCCTGGCCGGAAGGTTGCGCGAGGGGGGGCGCTACGGTTATTTTGTGCTGATGGCCGACCTGGGCTGGTACCTGCTCTGGGGTTTTATCCTGGCAGGGGCGATCTCGGCCTTTCTGCCGAAAGGCTTTCTGGCTGAATTACCCGGCGGGCAGTGGTCGACACTGGGGCTTATAATAGCGCTCGGGGTGCCGCTCTATATCTGCGCCACCAGCAGCACCCCCCTGGCCGCGGCCCTTATCGCCAAGGGGATCAGCCCGGGGGCGGCGCTGTTGCTGCTCCTGGTGGGCCCGGCCACCAACCTGGCCGCGCTCAGCCTGATCTGGCGCATCCAGGGTCCGCGCTCCACGCTGATCTACCTGTCCGGCGTGGTCGTGGTCGGCCTTCTCTGCGCGTTCGGCCTGGACTGGGTTTACTCGGCGTTCGGGATAACGCCCTCCGTGGCCGCCTCCGGCCTGGAGGCGGGAGCGGCCGGGGCCTGGGGCGCCGTAACCGGTGTAATCCTCTGGCTACTGATCGGCTACGGGGTGTACAAGGAGAAAATCCGCCCGCGCCTTCGACGCGCCCGGGCGGGACGATAA
- a CDS encoding glycoside hydrolase family 3 C-terminal domain-containing protein, with amino-acid sequence MRFRDTSLSFEERATDLVSRMTLDEKISQMGHMAPAIERLGVPSYCWWSEALHGVAYLKAATVFPQAIGLAATWDQPLMLRVATVISDEGRAKYHEDLRHDDRRIFHGITFWSPNINIFRDPRWGRGMETYGEDPFLTARLGVQFVRGMQGDDPKYLKTVATPKHYAVHSGPEPERHRFNAVVGQRDFLETYLPAFRATVVEAGAFSVMGAYNSFRDQPCCANPTLLTDILRNEWGFQGYVVSDCGAIQDIYEGHAKVKTGPEAAALAVAAGCDLNCGLVFQNDLRKAVDTGLLGADQIDTAVRRLFLARMKLGMFDPDSLVPFASIPFSDNDSPEHRELALEAARKSIVLLKNEGGLLPLDRTRYRNVLVLGPQAFSLDCLLGNYYGMPSAYSTVLDGIRGKLPEGAQVTYRTGCAIAEDFPNFECVPPKALFAPGGESAGLKVEYFASADLSGQPVRTGSEELIGYERHHRPWPLIPELQNTVYSARWTGRLLAPQEGTYGLRVNSKQVYRLFIDGQPVLSSDSAEVYTVNSTSLDFAAGSTHELRLEMLAAEGNDPYLSLYWSLPVQSDVDALLKNSDLVVLCLGLSPKLEGEEMDVKVPGFLGGDRTSIDLPAPQEALLEKAAASRKPVVLVLLNGSALAVNRADKLLPAIVEAWYPGEEGGRAVADVLFGDCNPGGRLPVTFFKSTDQLPPFEDYDMQGRTYRYFKGDPLYPFGHGLSYTTFAYSGLEAPAEIKAGDTVTVSVEVKNTGSRAGDEVVQLYLTDLVASAPAPVRALVGFQRVSLAPGESCRVKLDVAPEAFGIISDNGERAYEPGEFEITAGGKQPGFKGSADAATTSTLSARLKLL; translated from the coding sequence ATGCGTTTCAGGGACACCAGTCTTTCGTTCGAGGAGCGGGCTACCGACCTTGTCTCCCGGATGACCCTGGATGAAAAAATCTCCCAGATGGGCCATATGGCGCCGGCGATCGAGCGCCTGGGCGTACCGTCCTACTGCTGGTGGAGCGAGGCCCTGCACGGAGTGGCCTACCTCAAGGCCGCCACGGTGTTCCCGCAGGCGATCGGGCTGGCGGCGACCTGGGACCAGCCGCTGATGCTGCGCGTGGCGACCGTTATCTCGGACGAGGGGCGGGCCAAGTACCACGAGGACCTCCGCCACGACGACCGGCGTATCTTTCACGGCATCACTTTCTGGTCCCCCAATATCAACATCTTCCGCGACCCGCGCTGGGGCCGCGGAATGGAAACCTACGGCGAGGACCCTTTCCTCACCGCCCGACTCGGCGTGCAGTTCGTGCGCGGCATGCAGGGCGATGATCCCAAATACCTGAAAACTGTGGCCACGCCCAAGCACTACGCCGTGCACAGCGGTCCGGAACCCGAGCGTCACAGGTTCAACGCTGTGGTGGGCCAGCGCGATTTCCTCGAAACCTACCTGCCGGCTTTCCGCGCCACAGTGGTCGAGGCCGGGGCTTTCAGTGTCATGGGCGCCTACAACAGTTTCCGCGACCAGCCCTGCTGCGCCAACCCTACCCTGCTCACCGACATCCTGCGAAACGAATGGGGTTTCCAGGGCTATGTGGTCTCGGACTGCGGTGCAATCCAGGATATCTACGAGGGCCATGCCAAGGTCAAGACCGGGCCCGAGGCCGCAGCTCTGGCGGTCGCGGCCGGCTGCGACCTCAACTGCGGCCTGGTGTTCCAGAACGATCTCCGTAAAGCCGTGGATACGGGTCTGCTCGGAGCGGACCAGATCGACACTGCGGTGCGTCGCCTGTTCCTGGCGCGGATGAAACTCGGCATGTTCGACCCGGACTCCCTGGTTCCCTTCGCCTCCATACCGTTCTCGGACAACGACTCCCCGGAGCATCGTGAGCTGGCTCTGGAGGCCGCGCGCAAGTCGATAGTCCTGCTCAAGAACGAGGGCGGGCTGCTCCCGCTCGACCGCACCCGCTACCGGAACGTGCTCGTGCTCGGCCCCCAGGCTTTCTCGCTCGACTGCCTGCTGGGCAACTATTACGGCATGCCCTCGGCTTACTCCACGGTGCTCGATGGCATCCGCGGCAAGCTGCCGGAGGGCGCACAGGTGACCTACCGGACCGGCTGCGCGATTGCGGAGGATTTTCCAAATTTCGAGTGCGTGCCGCCCAAGGCGTTGTTTGCCCCCGGGGGCGAAAGCGCGGGGCTGAAAGTCGAGTATTTCGCCTCTGCCGATCTGTCCGGCCAGCCAGTCAGAACCGGCTCGGAAGAGCTGATCGGTTATGAGCGCCACCATCGCCCCTGGCCGCTTATCCCGGAGCTTCAGAACACCGTGTACTCCGCGCGCTGGACCGGCCGCCTGCTCGCCCCGCAGGAGGGGACATACGGGCTGAGGGTCAATTCAAAGCAAGTGTACAGACTCTTTATCGATGGGCAGCCGGTGCTGAGTTCCGATTCTGCCGAAGTATATACGGTGAACAGCACGAGCCTGGATTTCGCGGCCGGGAGCACGCATGAACTGCGGCTCGAGATGCTCGCGGCCGAGGGCAACGACCCCTATCTCTCCCTCTACTGGAGCCTGCCTGTCCAGAGCGATGTTGATGCGCTGCTGAAAAATTCCGACCTGGTGGTGCTCTGCCTGGGGCTTTCGCCCAAGCTGGAGGGCGAGGAGATGGATGTCAAGGTGCCCGGGTTCCTGGGCGGCGACCGCACCAGCATCGACCTTCCCGCGCCCCAGGAGGCGCTGCTCGAAAAGGCCGCGGCCAGCCGCAAGCCCGTGGTCCTGGTGCTGCTGAACGGCAGCGCCCTGGCGGTCAACCGGGCGGACAAGCTTCTGCCCGCTATCGTGGAGGCCTGGTACCCGGGTGAGGAGGGCGGCCGGGCGGTGGCGGATGTGCTGTTCGGCGACTGCAACCCCGGCGGCCGTCTGCCGGTGACCTTCTTCAAGTCGACCGACCAGCTCCCGCCGTTCGAGGATTACGACATGCAGGGACGCACCTACCGCTATTTCAAAGGCGACCCGCTCTACCCGTTCGGGCACGGCCTGAGCTACACGACTTTCGCCTATTCGGGCCTGGAGGCCCCGGCCGAGATTAAGGCCGGCGATACGGTGACAGTCAGCGTGGAAGTCAAGAACACCGGTTCTCGCGCCGGGGATGAGGTGGTCCAGCTCTACCTGACCGACCTGGTGGCCTCGGCGCCGGCGCCGGTGCGCGCTCTGGTCGGGTTCCAGAGGGTGAGCCTCGCCCCGGGCGAAAGCTGCCGGGTCAAGCTGGACGTGGCTCCGGAGGCTTTCGGGATTATCAGCGACAACGGAGAGCGAGCCTACGAGCCGGGTGAGTTCGAAATCACGGCCGGGGGCAAGCAGCCTGGGTTCAAGGGCTCGGCGGACGCCGCTACCACGTCCACGCTCAGCGCGCGCCTGAAACTGCTCTGA
- a CDS encoding efflux RND transporter permease subunit, whose product MSMQLAGKIGQSFIQSKITPLLVILSLFLGAVALIKTPREEEPQIVVPMVDVMAGLPGATPAEVESRLAKPLEEMFWEIPGVEYVYSISSPGGTMVVVRFYVGQDIERSLVKLYNKLYYNLDRMPAGATMPLVKSRSIDDVPVLGLTLWSNRYDGFELRRIATELEERVKKLDNVSETQVIGGQRRQLRVTLDPDKLASVNLSLLQLVPMIQAANVDLPAGSFEQGNRMFLVETGSFITSAEDLGRLVVGASMGKPVYLQDVATIEDGPEEVRDHVFFGLGPAAAAKHLAPVDSSRFEYSAVTLSVAKRKGSGASGVAKEVEQQVEELRGVVVPSDVQVTVTRNYGETADEKSNELLFHLALSIIAVTLIIAMTLSPRGAAIIFVSVPVTFALTLFSYYAFGYTINRVTLFALIFVTGLVVDDSIIIVENIYRHYSLRILPPLQAAVAAINEVGNPTVLATLTVIVSILPLVTVGGLMGPYMSPMPIGASLAMTFSLMVALMIAPWFAYRLLKGSYGKSHGEGLRTEDTRTYRLYRRYMLPLLERPRVRWTFVLIVVATVVASTGLFYMRWVEVKMLPFDNKSELQVVIDMPEGTPLERTTQLSMEIGDYLRTVPEVTDYQVYSGTSGPYNFNGLIRHYFMRRQPNLADIQVNMLPKGERKRQSHEIAVAIRGPVTALGDKYGARIKIAEIPPGPPVISTLVAEVYGPSYEQQLDVARQVKDVFTNTPGVVDMDWMVEDDQVRYVYAVDKEKAALNGISTAEVARTLRLALAQDGIALGHMDSEQEPVEIVLRLPRERRSSVEDLKGLYLSSPAGTQVPLGELVTVEQLSLDKTIYRKNLRRVVYVTGDVAGSIESPVYAILDMKDRISKISPPGGGYEIQQYYAGLPKHDQKITMKWDGEWDITQEVFRDMGASFAVVIVLMYFLLVAWFHSFFTPIIMMLPIPLTLAGVIPGHWIMGTFFSATSMIGVIALAGIMVRNSVLLIDFIETRLHQGMGLVDAVIESGAVRFRPIALTSGAIIVGAIVILFDPIFAGLAVSLFFGALVSTVLTLFVVPLFYYLYKQRWGAETQSQD is encoded by the coding sequence ATGAGCATGCAGCTTGCCGGTAAAATCGGCCAGAGTTTCATCCAGTCCAAGATCACGCCCCTGCTGGTGATCCTGTCGCTGTTCCTGGGCGCGGTGGCCCTTATAAAGACCCCGCGCGAGGAGGAGCCGCAGATAGTGGTCCCGATGGTGGACGTGATGGCGGGGCTGCCCGGGGCCACACCCGCAGAGGTGGAGTCCCGCCTGGCCAAGCCCCTGGAGGAAATGTTCTGGGAAATACCGGGAGTGGAGTATGTCTACTCCATCTCCTCCCCCGGCGGGACGATGGTGGTGGTGCGGTTCTACGTGGGCCAGGACATCGAGCGCTCGCTGGTCAAGCTCTACAACAAGCTTTATTATAACCTGGACCGCATGCCCGCCGGTGCGACCATGCCCCTGGTCAAGAGCCGCTCCATCGACGACGTGCCGGTGCTGGGCCTGACCCTCTGGAGCAACCGCTACGACGGGTTCGAGCTGCGGCGTATCGCCACCGAGCTGGAGGAGCGGGTCAAGAAACTGGACAACGTCTCCGAAACCCAGGTGATCGGCGGCCAGCGCCGTCAACTGAGGGTCACGCTCGACCCGGACAAGCTGGCCTCGGTCAACCTGAGCCTGCTTCAGCTGGTGCCGATGATCCAGGCCGCCAACGTCGACCTGCCGGCCGGCAGTTTCGAGCAGGGCAACCGGATGTTCCTGGTCGAGACCGGCAGCTTTATCACCTCGGCCGAGGACCTGGGCCGCCTGGTGGTGGGCGCCAGCATGGGCAAGCCGGTCTACCTTCAGGATGTAGCCACGATAGAGGACGGCCCGGAGGAGGTGCGCGATCACGTGTTCTTCGGCCTGGGGCCGGCGGCTGCAGCCAAGCACCTCGCCCCGGTCGATAGCTCGCGCTTCGAGTATTCGGCTGTCACTCTGTCCGTGGCCAAGCGCAAGGGCAGCGGGGCCTCGGGTGTGGCAAAGGAAGTGGAGCAGCAGGTAGAGGAGCTCAGGGGCGTGGTCGTGCCGTCGGACGTGCAGGTCACTGTGACCCGCAACTACGGCGAAACAGCAGACGAGAAGTCGAACGAGCTGCTGTTCCACCTGGCCCTGTCGATCATCGCGGTCACGCTGATAATCGCCATGACCCTCAGCCCGCGGGGCGCGGCGATCATCTTCGTCTCCGTGCCGGTCACTTTCGCCCTGACCCTGTTCAGCTACTATGCGTTCGGCTACACGATCAACCGGGTGACCCTGTTCGCCCTGATCTTTGTCACCGGTCTGGTGGTGGATGACTCGATCATCATTGTGGAGAACATCTACCGTCACTACTCGCTGCGCATCCTGCCGCCGCTGCAGGCGGCGGTGGCCGCGATCAACGAGGTGGGCAACCCCACGGTGCTGGCCACCCTGACCGTGATCGTGTCCATTCTGCCCCTGGTCACGGTGGGCGGGCTGATGGGCCCCTACATGTCGCCCATGCCCATCGGGGCCTCGCTGGCGATGACATTCAGCCTGATGGTGGCGCTGATGATCGCCCCCTGGTTCGCCTACCGTCTGCTCAAGGGCAGCTACGGCAAGAGCCACGGCGAGGGCCTGCGCACCGAGGACACCCGCACCTACCGTCTGTACCGGCGCTACATGCTGCCGCTGCTGGAGCGCCCGCGCGTACGCTGGACCTTTGTCCTGATCGTGGTTGCGACGGTTGTGGCCTCCACCGGGCTGTTCTACATGCGCTGGGTGGAAGTGAAAATGCTGCCGTTCGACAACAAGAGCGAGCTGCAGGTGGTGATCGACATGCCCGAGGGCACGCCCCTGGAGCGCACCACCCAGCTGTCGATGGAGATCGGCGACTACCTGCGCACAGTGCCGGAGGTGACTGACTACCAGGTATACAGCGGCACCTCCGGGCCGTACAATTTCAACGGCCTGATCCGGCACTATTTCATGCGCCGGCAGCCCAACCTGGCCGACATCCAGGTGAACATGCTGCCCAAAGGCGAGCGCAAGCGCCAGAGCCACGAGATCGCGGTGGCGATCCGGGGGCCGGTCACCGCGCTGGGTGACAAGTACGGCGCGCGGATCAAGATCGCCGAGATTCCGCCCGGACCGCCGGTGATCTCGACCCTGGTGGCAGAGGTCTACGGACCCAGCTACGAGCAGCAGTTGGATGTGGCGCGGCAGGTGAAAGACGTGTTCACCAACACTCCAGGCGTGGTGGATATGGACTGGATGGTGGAGGACGACCAGGTGCGCTACGTCTACGCCGTGGACAAGGAAAAGGCCGCTCTGAACGGGATCAGCACGGCCGAGGTGGCTCGCACCCTGCGCCTGGCCCTGGCCCAGGATGGTATCGCCCTGGGGCATATGGACAGCGAGCAGGAGCCGGTGGAAATAGTGCTGCGCCTTCCCCGCGAGCGCCGTTCCAGTGTGGAGGACCTTAAAGGTCTATACCTGAGCAGCCCGGCCGGGACCCAGGTCCCGCTGGGTGAGCTGGTCACCGTGGAGCAACTCAGCCTGGACAAGACCATCTACCGCAAGAACCTGCGGCGCGTGGTCTATGTGACCGGCGATGTGGCCGGCTCCATCGAAAGCCCGGTCTATGCGATCCTGGACATGAAAGACCGGATCAGTAAAATCTCGCCTCCGGGCGGCGGGTACGAGATCCAGCAGTACTACGCCGGGCTGCCCAAGCACGACCAGAAAATAACGATGAAGTGGGACGGCGAGTGGGACATCACCCAGGAGGTTTTCCGCGACATGGGGGCCTCGTTCGCGGTGGTGATAGTGCTGATGTATTTCCTGCTCGTGGCCTGGTTCCACAGCTTCTTCACGCCGATCATCATGATGCTGCCGATCCCGCTGACCCTGGCCGGGGTGATCCCGGGCCACTGGATCATGGGGACATTCTTCTCGGCCACCTCGATGATCGGGGTGATCGCCCTGGCCGGGATCATGGTGCGAAACAGCGTCCTGCTGATCGATTTCATCGAGACCCGCCTGCACCAGGGCATGGGCCTGGTGGACGCGGTGATCGAGTCGGGGGCGGTGCGGTTCCGCCCCATCGCCCTCACCTCGGGCGCGATTATCGTGGGCGCGATCGTGATCCTGTTCGATCCGATTTTTGCCGGACTGGCGGTGTCACTGTTCTTCGGCGCGCTGGTCAGCACGGTGTTGACCCTGTTCGTGGTGCCGCTGTTCTACTACCTGTACAAGCAGCGCTGGGGCGCCGAAACACAGTCGCAGGACTGA